In Salinigranum marinum, one DNA window encodes the following:
- a CDS encoding ABC transporter ATP-binding protein, with amino-acid sequence MADPVLQGVDLVVERTGERILDGVSIDVPADATLLVQGPSGAGKTTLFNVLGLLDVPTSGSLYIDGRDASSLSERQRAVLRRDLVGFVFQDFQLIPDLTVRENAGLPQEHAGERDDQWLDRLFDALGISDLANQYPPTLSGGEKQRVAIARALSNRPAVVLADEPTGQLDPETAEAVLDLLFTTKERAGTALVVISHDRRLADRFPETLTLEDGTLSRERLRTPES; translated from the coding sequence ATGGCTGACCCGGTCCTCCAGGGTGTCGATCTCGTCGTCGAACGCACGGGCGAGCGCATCCTCGACGGCGTCTCCATCGACGTGCCCGCAGACGCGACGCTCCTCGTCCAGGGGCCGAGCGGCGCGGGGAAGACGACGCTGTTCAACGTCCTCGGCCTGCTCGACGTCCCCACGAGCGGATCGCTCTACATCGACGGCCGGGACGCGAGTTCGCTCTCCGAGCGCCAGCGAGCGGTTCTCCGACGCGACCTCGTGGGCTTCGTCTTTCAGGACTTCCAGCTCATCCCCGACCTCACCGTCCGCGAGAACGCCGGCCTCCCGCAGGAACACGCCGGCGAGCGCGACGACCAGTGGCTCGATCGGCTGTTCGACGCACTGGGCATCTCCGACCTGGCGAACCAGTACCCCCCGACGCTCTCGGGCGGGGAGAAACAGCGCGTCGCCATCGCGCGGGCGCTGTCGAACCGGCCGGCGGTCGTCCTCGCGGACGAGCCCACGGGCCAACTCGATCCCGAGACGGCAGAGGCGGTGCTCGATCTGCTGTTCACGACGAAAGAACGCGCCGGAACCGCGCTCGTCGTCATCAGCCACGACCGCCGACTCGCCGACCGGTTCCCCGAGACGTTGACGCTCGAAGACGGCACGCTCAGCCGCGAACGCCTCCGAACACCCGAGAGCTGA